The Salinispora tropica CNB-440 genome has a window encoding:
- a CDS encoding acyclic terpene utilization AtuA family protein, protein MSARLRVGNASGFYGDRFSAWQEMLDGGDLDVLTGDYLAELTLLILGRDRMRDPELGYARTFLRQLEGTLGTAQERGVRIVTNAGGLNPAGLAAAVRSLAERLGLDLRVGYVEGDSLRRPDALTANAYLGAFGIAAVLDAGADVVVTGRVTDASLVVGPAIARFGWDRNDLDALAGATVAGHLLECGAQVTGGNFSFFTELPDGGHRPGFPLAELHADGSSVLTKHPGTGGAVTVETVTAQLLYEVGGPAYLGPDVVTHLDSVHLAPDGPDRVRVSGVRGTPPPETLKVGVNNLGGFRNSMTFVLCGLDIPAKAALVRGQLEETVGKEGLEFVLARTDHPDTSDTETASALLHVHLRDGDKARAGRAFSAAAVELALASYPGCTLTTPPGDATPYGVFTADTVAQDAVEHVAVLPDGTRVPISPPPRTRPAPPPTGAPGSSEGPSAYPTRRRPLGELVGARSGDKGGDANLGVWARTDTAWAWLRGWLTVARLAELLPETAPLTVERYELPNLRAVNFVIRGLLGPGVAATTRFDPQAKALGELLRSRVVPVPAELIPEAAS, encoded by the coding sequence GTGAGCGCCCGGCTGCGGGTCGGCAACGCCTCCGGTTTCTACGGCGACCGCTTCTCCGCCTGGCAGGAGATGCTCGACGGGGGCGACCTGGACGTACTCACCGGGGACTACCTCGCCGAGCTGACCCTGCTCATCCTGGGCAGAGACCGGATGCGCGACCCCGAGCTCGGCTACGCGCGGACGTTCCTGCGCCAGCTCGAAGGGACCCTCGGCACCGCGCAGGAGCGCGGCGTCCGGATCGTCACCAACGCCGGCGGGCTGAACCCCGCCGGGCTGGCCGCCGCCGTTCGCTCCCTCGCCGAACGGCTCGGGCTCGACCTCCGGGTCGGGTACGTCGAGGGCGACTCCCTTCGCCGGCCGGACGCGCTGACCGCGAACGCGTACCTCGGGGCGTTCGGAATCGCCGCCGTGCTCGACGCCGGCGCCGACGTGGTGGTCACCGGGCGGGTCACCGACGCCTCCCTGGTGGTCGGGCCGGCGATCGCCCGGTTCGGCTGGGACCGCAACGACCTGGACGCCCTCGCTGGCGCGACCGTCGCCGGACATCTGCTCGAGTGCGGCGCGCAGGTGACCGGCGGCAACTTCAGCTTCTTCACCGAGCTGCCGGACGGTGGGCACCGGCCCGGCTTCCCCCTCGCCGAGTTGCACGCCGACGGCTCGTCGGTGCTCACCAAACACCCGGGCACCGGGGGCGCGGTGACCGTCGAGACGGTCACCGCCCAACTCCTGTACGAGGTGGGCGGGCCGGCGTACCTCGGACCGGATGTGGTCACCCACCTGGACTCGGTGCACCTCGCCCCGGACGGGCCGGACCGGGTCCGGGTGTCCGGCGTCCGGGGGACGCCGCCGCCGGAGACGCTCAAGGTCGGCGTCAACAACCTGGGCGGCTTCCGCAACTCGATGACCTTTGTGCTCTGCGGGCTGGACATCCCGGCGAAGGCCGCCCTGGTCCGGGGGCAGCTCGAGGAGACGGTCGGCAAGGAGGGGCTGGAGTTCGTCCTCGCCCGCACCGACCACCCCGACACATCGGACACCGAGACGGCGAGCGCCCTGCTCCACGTCCACCTGCGCGACGGGGACAAGGCGCGGGCCGGACGGGCCTTCTCCGCCGCGGCGGTGGAGCTGGCCCTGGCCTCGTACCCAGGGTGCACCCTGACCACACCGCCCGGCGACGCGACTCCGTACGGGGTGTTCACCGCCGACACGGTCGCACAGGACGCGGTCGAGCACGTGGCTGTCCTGCCCGACGGCACCCGCGTACCGATCTCCCCACCGCCCCGGACGCGGCCGGCCCCGCCCCCGACCGGGGCGCCGGGCTCCAGCGAGGGGCCCTCGGCGTACCCGACCCGACGCCGGCCGCTCGGAGAATTGGTGGGAGCACGGTCGGGCGACAAGGGGGGCGACGCCAACCTGGGGGTCTGGGCTCGCACCGACACGGCCTGGGCGTGGCTGCGGGGCTGGCTGACCGTGGCGCGCCTCGCCGAGCTGCTGCCGGAGACCGCCCCGCTGACCGTCGAGCGGTACGAGCTGCCGAACCTGCGGGCGGTCAACTTCGTGATCCGGGGGCTCCTCGGGCCGGGGGTGGCGGCCACGACCCGCTTCGACCCGCAGGCGAAGGCGCTGGGGGAGCTGCTCCGCTCCCGTGTGGTTCCGGTTCCGGCCGAGTTGATCCCGGAGGCGGCATCATGA
- a CDS encoding acyl-CoA dehydrogenase family protein, with amino-acid sequence MTTVDTPERRQLRELTRTFMAKEVLPHLDDWERAGEVPRELHATAATVGLLGIGFPEEVGGSGGDLLDSVVVTEEIIRSGGSSGLVAALFTHGIALPHLVAASAGTQTPSTAGSNLVERYVRPTLAGTMIGALAVTEPGGGSDVAGLRTTARRDGDHYLVNGAKAYITSGHRADFVTTAVRTGGSDAGGISLLVIEKGTPGFTVGRRMEKLGWHCSDTAELSFADVRVPVANRVGAENTGFLSIMQNFAAERISLATQAYATAQRCVELALSWCRDRETFGRPLVGRQVVRHRLAELHTRAESARSYVLDVATRVAAGEAEMTEVAMAKNAAVAACAEVVDGALQLHGGFGYLRDAEVERHYRDQRILGIGGGTTEIMNEIIAKGMGL; translated from the coding sequence ATGACGACCGTCGATACCCCGGAACGGCGACAGCTCCGCGAGCTGACCCGGACGTTCATGGCCAAGGAGGTGCTGCCGCACCTCGACGACTGGGAGCGGGCCGGCGAGGTCCCCCGGGAGCTGCACGCCACGGCCGCGACGGTCGGCCTGCTCGGCATCGGCTTCCCCGAGGAGGTCGGCGGCAGCGGCGGCGACCTGCTGGACTCGGTCGTCGTCACCGAGGAGATCATCCGGTCCGGCGGCTCCTCCGGGCTGGTGGCGGCGCTCTTCACGCACGGCATCGCCCTGCCGCACCTGGTGGCCGCCAGCGCCGGCACTCAGACTCCGTCGACCGCCGGCAGCAACCTGGTCGAGCGCTACGTCCGACCGACCCTCGCCGGGACGATGATCGGCGCGCTGGCGGTCACCGAGCCGGGGGGCGGCTCGGACGTGGCCGGACTGCGCACCACGGCCCGCCGGGACGGCGACCACTACCTGGTGAACGGGGCCAAGGCGTACATCACCAGCGGGCACCGGGCCGACTTCGTGACCACGGCGGTGCGTACCGGCGGGTCGGACGCGGGGGGCATCTCCCTGCTGGTGATCGAGAAGGGCACGCCGGGCTTCACCGTCGGGCGACGGATGGAGAAGCTCGGCTGGCACTGCTCGGACACCGCCGAGCTGTCCTTCGCCGACGTCCGGGTGCCGGTGGCGAATCGGGTCGGTGCGGAGAACACCGGCTTCCTGTCCATCATGCAGAACTTCGCCGCCGAGCGGATCTCCCTGGCCACCCAGGCGTACGCGACGGCGCAGCGCTGCGTGGAGCTGGCGCTGAGCTGGTGCCGGGACCGGGAGACCTTCGGCCGCCCGCTGGTCGGGCGCCAGGTCGTCCGGCACCGGCTGGCCGAGCTGCACACCCGCGCCGAGTCGGCCCGCTCCTACGTGCTCGACGTGGCGACGCGGGTCGCCGCCGGGGAGGCGGAGATGACCGAGGTCGCGATGGCCAAGAACGCCGCCGTCGCGGCCTGCGCCGAGGTGGTGGACGGGGCGTTGCAGCTGCACGGCGGCTTCGGCTACCTGCGTGACGCGGAGGTGGAGCGGCACTACCGCGACCAGCGCATCCTCGGCATCGGCGGCGGCACCACCGAGATCATGAACGAGATCATCGCGAAGGGCATGGGGCTGTGA
- a CDS encoding acyl-CoA carboxylase subunit beta — protein MTTLDSVLDPAAPAFRENREALLARLAELDSALDQARDGGGEKSRARQHKRGKLLARERIELLLDPDAPFLELSPVAAYGTDFPVGASVVTGIGPVEGVECMIIASDPTVRGGAVNPWSLAKTRRAGEIALTNRLPMINLVESAGADLPTQAEIFIPGGRVFRDLTRLSAERIPTVSVVFGNATAGGAYIPGMSDHVIMIRDRSQVYLAGPPLVKMATGEDADDESLGGAAMHATTSGLADYLAEDERDGIRLARQCVRRLNWRKAGPPPRTAAPRPPRYDPEELLGIASADLKVPFDPREIIARVLDDSEFDEFKPAYGTALVTGWGELHGYPVGVLANARGVLFNAEAQKAAQFIQLANAANTPLIFLQNTTGYMVGTEYEQRGIIKHGALMINAVSNSTVPHLTVNLGASYGAGNYGMCGRAYDPRFLFTWPNAKSAVMGPTQLAGVLSIVARQAAAAKGREYDEESDAAMRTMVEQQIESQSGALFLSGRLYDDGVIDPRDTRTVLGLCLSAIHTGQVRGADGFGVFRM, from the coding sequence GTGACCACACTCGACAGCGTGCTCGACCCGGCCGCGCCGGCCTTCCGGGAGAACCGGGAGGCGCTGCTGGCCCGGCTGGCCGAACTGGACTCCGCGCTGGACCAGGCCCGCGACGGTGGCGGCGAGAAGTCCCGTGCCCGGCAGCACAAGCGCGGCAAGCTGCTCGCCCGTGAGCGCATCGAGCTGCTGCTCGACCCGGACGCCCCGTTCCTGGAGCTGTCTCCGGTCGCCGCGTACGGCACGGACTTCCCGGTCGGCGCCAGCGTGGTCACCGGTATCGGTCCGGTCGAGGGCGTCGAGTGCATGATCATTGCCAGCGACCCGACAGTACGCGGCGGCGCGGTCAACCCGTGGTCGCTGGCGAAGACCCGGCGGGCCGGGGAGATCGCGCTGACCAACCGGTTACCGATGATCAACTTGGTGGAGTCGGCCGGAGCGGACCTCCCCACCCAGGCGGAGATCTTCATCCCGGGTGGGCGGGTGTTCCGCGACCTGACCCGGCTCTCGGCGGAGCGCATCCCCACGGTCAGCGTGGTCTTCGGCAACGCCACCGCCGGCGGCGCGTACATCCCGGGGATGTCCGATCACGTGATCATGATTCGGGACCGGTCGCAGGTCTACCTGGCCGGGCCCCCGCTGGTAAAGATGGCCACCGGCGAGGACGCCGACGACGAGTCGCTGGGCGGCGCGGCCATGCACGCCACCACCTCCGGTCTCGCCGACTACCTGGCCGAGGACGAGCGGGACGGCATCCGGCTGGCCCGGCAGTGCGTACGTCGACTCAACTGGCGCAAGGCGGGACCGCCGCCGCGTACGGCAGCCCCCCGGCCGCCCCGGTACGACCCGGAGGAGTTGCTCGGCATCGCCAGCGCCGACCTGAAGGTGCCGTTCGACCCGCGCGAGATCATCGCCCGGGTGCTCGACGACAGCGAGTTCGACGAGTTCAAGCCGGCCTACGGCACCGCGCTGGTCACCGGCTGGGGCGAGCTGCACGGCTACCCGGTCGGGGTGCTCGCCAACGCCCGCGGGGTGCTGTTCAACGCGGAGGCGCAGAAGGCAGCCCAGTTCATCCAGCTCGCCAACGCTGCCAACACTCCGCTGATCTTCCTCCAGAACACCACCGGCTACATGGTCGGCACCGAGTACGAGCAGCGCGGCATCATCAAACACGGCGCTCTCATGATCAACGCGGTGTCGAACTCGACCGTGCCGCACCTGACGGTGAACCTCGGCGCCTCCTACGGCGCCGGCAACTACGGCATGTGCGGTCGGGCCTATGACCCGCGGTTCCTGTTCACCTGGCCGAACGCGAAGTCGGCGGTGATGGGCCCGACCCAGCTCGCCGGGGTGCTCTCCATCGTGGCCCGGCAGGCCGCCGCCGCGAAGGGCCGGGAGTACGACGAGGAGTCGGACGCCGCCATGCGGACGATGGTCGAGCAACAGATCGAGTCCCAGTCCGGGGCGCTCTTCCTCTCCGGCCGACTCTACGACGACGGCGTCATCGACCCCCGGGACACCCGTACCGTCCTCGGGCTCTGCCTGTCAGCGATCCACACCGGACAGGTACGGGGCGCCGACGGCTTCGGTGTCTTCCGGATGTGA
- a CDS encoding acetyl/propionyl/methylcrotonyl-CoA carboxylase subunit alpha — translation MISRLLVANRGEIARRIFTTCRALGIETVAVHSDADADAPFVTEADHAVRLPGNTPAETYLRIDLVLAAARRAGADAVHPGYGFLAENAEFATAVTDAGLAWVGPPAKAIAAMGDKLAAKTLLAEADVPMLPSWTEADQVNGFPVLVKAAAGGGGRGMRVVRAADGLTDAVASARREAASAFGDGTVFIERYVERGRHVEVQILGDQFGTVLALGARDCSIQRRHQKIVEEAPGVLAPEVRQRLHEAAVAAGRAVDYVGAGTVEFLLAPDGDIFFLEMNTRLQVEHPVTELTTGLDLVRLQLLVAEGNPLSIGTTPPATGHAIEVRLCAEDPAQGYRPATGTLHRFTVPGVATEFGPLTGAGLRLDSGVTDGSVVGIHYDSMLAKVIAWAPTRGEAARALAGALARAELHGVATNRDLLVRVLRSPEFAAVDLDTGFLDRHPEVFAPLLAPEELPVAAVAAALASAAGRRAAAPVLAGLPSGWRNVPAFTQVTRYAEPDGGELEVRYRLDRRGALVEWSVASGDGSSAADDDAAPAGEAPALALREARPDQVVLDVAGVRRTYRVHRVGSEIFVDGPDGAVVLAELPRFPLPGAELAAGSLLAPLPGTVTRVQVELGQRVAAGDLLLTLEAMKLEHPVLAPTDGVVAELPVPTGGQVETGAVLAVVNPDEEAQP, via the coding sequence ATGATCAGCAGACTTCTGGTCGCCAACCGGGGCGAGATCGCTCGCCGGATCTTCACCACCTGCCGGGCGCTCGGGATCGAGACGGTCGCCGTGCACTCCGACGCGGACGCCGACGCGCCCTTCGTCACCGAGGCTGACCACGCTGTCCGGCTGCCCGGGAACACGCCTGCCGAGACGTACCTGCGGATCGACCTCGTCCTGGCCGCGGCCCGGCGGGCCGGCGCGGACGCCGTGCACCCGGGCTACGGCTTCCTCGCCGAGAACGCCGAGTTCGCCACGGCGGTCACCGACGCCGGGCTGGCCTGGGTCGGGCCACCGGCCAAGGCGATCGCCGCGATGGGGGACAAACTGGCGGCGAAGACGCTGCTCGCCGAGGCCGACGTCCCCATGCTGCCCAGTTGGACCGAGGCCGACCAGGTCAACGGTTTCCCGGTGCTGGTCAAGGCAGCCGCCGGAGGTGGTGGGCGGGGCATGCGGGTGGTCCGCGCCGCCGACGGTCTCACCGACGCCGTCGCCAGCGCCCGCCGCGAGGCGGCCTCCGCGTTCGGCGACGGCACCGTCTTCATCGAGCGGTACGTCGAACGCGGCCGCCATGTCGAGGTGCAGATCCTGGGCGACCAGTTCGGGACGGTGCTGGCCCTTGGCGCACGGGACTGCTCGATCCAGCGCCGCCACCAGAAGATCGTCGAGGAGGCGCCGGGCGTGCTCGCGCCCGAGGTGCGCCAGCGACTCCACGAGGCGGCGGTGGCCGCCGGCCGGGCGGTCGACTACGTCGGCGCGGGCACGGTCGAGTTCCTGCTCGCCCCGGACGGTGACATCTTCTTCCTGGAAATGAACACCCGCCTTCAGGTGGAGCATCCGGTGACCGAGCTGACCACCGGCCTGGACCTGGTCCGCCTGCAACTGCTCGTCGCCGAGGGCAACCCGCTGTCGATCGGTACGACCCCACCGGCCACCGGGCACGCGATCGAGGTACGCCTCTGCGCCGAGGACCCCGCCCAGGGGTACCGGCCGGCGACGGGCACCCTGCACCGGTTCACGGTCCCCGGGGTGGCCACCGAGTTCGGGCCGCTGACCGGGGCGGGCCTGCGGCTGGACTCCGGCGTGACGGACGGCTCGGTGGTGGGCATCCACTACGACTCGATGCTCGCGAAGGTGATCGCCTGGGCGCCCACCCGGGGCGAGGCGGCCCGCGCGCTGGCCGGCGCACTGGCCCGGGCCGAGCTGCACGGTGTGGCCACCAACCGGGATCTGCTGGTACGCGTCCTGCGCAGCCCGGAGTTCGCCGCCGTTGACCTCGACACCGGCTTCCTGGACCGGCACCCCGAGGTCTTCGCGCCGCTGCTCGCCCCGGAGGAGCTTCCCGTGGCCGCGGTGGCGGCGGCGCTCGCCTCCGCCGCCGGCCGTCGGGCTGCCGCCCCGGTGCTGGCCGGGCTCCCCTCGGGCTGGCGCAACGTGCCCGCCTTCACGCAGGTCACCCGCTACGCCGAGCCGGACGGCGGGGAGCTGGAGGTGCGCTACCGCCTGGACCGCCGCGGCGCGCTCGTCGAGTGGTCGGTGGCATCGGGGGACGGCTCGTCCGCCGCCGACGACGACGCCGCGCCGGCCGGCGAGGCGCCGGCCCTCGCTCTGCGCGAGGCCCGCCCCGATCAGGTCGTCCTGGACGTCGCCGGGGTGCGGCGAACATACCGGGTACACCGGGTGGGCTCGGAGATCTTCGTGGACGGCCCGGACGGCGCGGTGGTCCTGGCCGAGCTACCGCGCTTCCCGCTGCCCGGCGCGGAGCTGGCGGCCGGGTCACTGCTCGCGCCGCTGCCCGGCACGGTGACCCGGGTGCAGGTCGAGCTCGGCCAACGGGTCGCCGCCGGTGACCTGCTGCTGACTCTGGAAGCGATGAAGCTGGAGCACCCGGTGCTCGCCCCCACCGACGGCGTGGTCGCCGAGCTGCCGGTACCCACCGGCGGCCAGGTCGAGACCGGCGCGGTGCTGGCCGTGGTCAACCCCGACGAGGAGGCACAACCATGA
- a CDS encoding acyl-CoA dehydrogenase family protein — protein sequence MNFDPTPEQEQLRDAVRALGKQYGHRYFVEKAKAGEHTTELWNEAGGLGYLGVNIPTEYGGGGGGITELAIVCEELAAAGCPLLLLVVSPAIVATVINRHGTEEQRKRYLPGIADGSQRIAFAITEPEAGSNFHRLGTVARRDGDDWVVSGRKCYISGVDQAGHVLVVARTEDATTGKLKPALFVVPTDAAGLTWSKLDMEILSPENQFLLYLDEVRLPGDALVGESLDAGLPALFSGLNPERITIGAMSVGSGRYALERASEYAATRKVWGGRSIGSHQGVSHPLAHAAVQVELARLMVQKAAVLYDAGRDLEAGVAGNMAKYASGDAAALAVDTAIQAHGGAGMTTEYGVATLLGASRAGRIAPVSREMILNFVAQHVLGQEKSY from the coding sequence ATGAACTTCGACCCCACCCCCGAGCAGGAGCAGCTCCGCGACGCCGTACGGGCGCTGGGCAAGCAGTACGGCCACCGGTATTTCGTGGAGAAGGCCAAGGCCGGCGAGCACACCACCGAGCTGTGGAACGAGGCCGGCGGGCTCGGCTACCTCGGCGTGAACATCCCGACCGAGTACGGCGGCGGGGGCGGTGGCATCACCGAACTCGCCATCGTCTGCGAGGAGTTGGCCGCGGCCGGCTGTCCGCTGCTGCTGCTGGTGGTCTCCCCCGCGATCGTCGCGACAGTGATCAACCGACACGGCACCGAGGAGCAGCGCAAGCGTTACCTGCCCGGCATCGCCGACGGTTCGCAGCGGATCGCCTTCGCGATCACCGAACCGGAGGCCGGCTCGAACTTCCACCGGCTCGGCACGGTGGCCCGCCGCGACGGCGACGACTGGGTGGTCTCCGGCCGCAAGTGCTACATCTCCGGCGTCGACCAGGCGGGGCACGTACTGGTGGTGGCGCGGACCGAGGACGCCACGACGGGCAAACTCAAGCCGGCGCTGTTCGTCGTACCGACCGACGCGGCCGGACTGACCTGGTCCAAGCTGGACATGGAGATCCTCTCCCCGGAGAACCAGTTCCTGCTCTACCTGGACGAGGTACGGCTGCCCGGGGACGCGTTGGTCGGCGAGTCGCTGGACGCCGGCCTGCCGGCACTCTTCTCCGGGCTGAACCCGGAGCGGATCACGATCGGCGCGATGAGTGTCGGTTCCGGCCGGTACGCGCTCGAACGTGCCTCGGAGTACGCGGCGACCCGGAAGGTCTGGGGTGGGCGGTCGATCGGCTCCCACCAGGGGGTGTCGCATCCCCTGGCGCACGCGGCGGTGCAGGTGGAGCTGGCCCGGCTGATGGTCCAGAAGGCGGCGGTGCTCTACGACGCCGGGCGGGACCTGGAGGCGGGGGTCGCCGGCAACATGGCGAAATACGCCTCGGGGGACGCGGCGGCGCTGGCCGTGGACACGGCGATCCAGGCCCACGGCGGCGCCGGCATGACCACCGAGTACGGGGTGGCGACGCTGCTCGGGGCTTCCCGGGCCGGGCGGATCGCCCCGGTCAGCCGGGAGATGATCCTGAACTTCGTGGCCCAGCACGTCCTCGGCCAGGAGAAGTCGTACTGA
- a CDS encoding FadR/GntR family transcriptional regulator codes for MVYSCCQPRGNTVPPRYRYEQIADDLTERIESGEFPPGSKLPSRRELIERYGVTEPVIDRAMQVLRIKGKTETLPGVGVFVAD; via the coding sequence GTGGTCTACTCGTGTTGCCAACCGAGGGGAAACACCGTGCCACCGCGTTACCGCTACGAGCAGATCGCTGACGACCTCACCGAACGCATCGAGTCCGGCGAGTTTCCGCCCGGCTCCAAGCTCCCCAGCCGGCGAGAGCTGATCGAGCGCTACGGGGTCACCGAGCCAGTGATAGACCGCGCCATGCAGGTACTGCGAATCAAGGGGAAGACCGAAACACTGCCCGGCGTAGGCGTATTCGTCGCTGATTAG
- a CDS encoding ROK family protein produces the protein MSGVTPPAGHCVLAVDVGGTTIKAAVVGEGGRFLSSLTVPSQADDDPVMAIRSLCRQLREHALSLGSTPVAIGVVTPGLVDERDGVVRYAANLRLRDVPLRALISGDLGLPVAIGHDARAAGVAEATAGAAVGLDNFLLLPLGTGIAAAVVVDGVPLAGATRAAGEVGHMPVYPGGEQCSCGQRGCLEVYASAGGMARRYARRVGGSEWDSQAIADAVGTDPDARVVWDDATRALGTALATLTLALDPARVVLGGGLAEAGALFLDPVREAMRDALAWRPPPPVLRSAFGAQAAQVGAAIMARRKAGLSVPDGWGAPDLVPSVAGELSH, from the coding sequence GTGAGCGGCGTGACCCCGCCAGCAGGCCACTGCGTTCTCGCCGTCGATGTCGGCGGGACAACCATCAAGGCGGCCGTCGTCGGCGAGGGCGGCCGCTTCCTGAGTTCACTGACCGTGCCGTCACAGGCGGATGACGACCCGGTCATGGCGATCCGGTCCCTGTGCCGCCAACTGCGCGAGCACGCGCTCTCCCTCGGCAGCACACCCGTCGCGATCGGCGTGGTGACGCCGGGCCTCGTGGACGAGCGGGACGGAGTGGTGCGGTACGCCGCCAACCTCCGCCTCCGTGACGTGCCACTGCGCGCCCTCATCAGCGGCGACCTCGGACTGCCCGTGGCGATCGGGCACGACGCGCGGGCAGCCGGCGTCGCGGAGGCCACCGCGGGCGCGGCCGTCGGGTTGGACAACTTCCTGCTGCTGCCTCTGGGCACCGGTATCGCCGCGGCGGTGGTGGTGGATGGCGTCCCGCTGGCCGGCGCGACCCGCGCGGCCGGCGAGGTCGGCCACATGCCGGTCTACCCGGGCGGGGAGCAGTGCAGTTGCGGGCAGCGGGGATGCCTGGAGGTGTACGCCTCGGCCGGTGGGATGGCCCGCCGCTATGCCCGGCGCGTCGGCGGGTCGGAGTGGGACAGCCAAGCCATCGCCGACGCGGTGGGCACCGATCCGGACGCCCGCGTCGTCTGGGACGACGCGACCCGGGCGTTGGGGACCGCCCTGGCCACCCTCACCCTGGCCCTCGACCCGGCCCGCGTCGTGTTGGGAGGTGGGCTCGCCGAGGCGGGCGCGCTCTTCCTCGACCCGGTGCGCGAGGCGATGCGCGACGCCCTCGCCTGGCGGCCTCCACCCCCGGTGCTGCGCTCCGCCTTCGGCGCCCAGGCAGCACAGGTCGGCGCCGCCATCATGGCGCGGCGGAAGGCCGGGCTGTCGGTTCCCGACGGCTGGGGCGCACCCGATCTCGTACCGTCTGTCGCAGGAGAACTGTCTCACTAG
- a CDS encoding M81 family metallopeptidase codes for MPRPLRVAIGGIHIESSTFSPHLSTADDFEVTREEALLSRYAWLSPTEPWAADVEWIPLVHARALPGGAVDAAAYEQWATEIVDKLAAVGPLDGILLDIHGAMSVVGRSDAEGDLVTAIRSVIGPEPYISTAMDLHGNVSSVLFDACDLLTCYRTAPHVDVWETRERAARNLIEALRRERRPHKALVHVPILLPGEMTSTRDEPARGLYARISEIEAREGVIDAAIWVGFAWADQSRCKGAVVVTGTDATVAAEAARELGGHFWAVRDEFTFVAPTGSMDECLDTALAAVADRAKRPFFISDSGDNPGAGGADDVTFALDRMLARPEIRDGSRRAVFASLVDPQAVAQVADQPVGSPVRVAVGGRVDSRPPGPIELDGILEAVADDPDGGRCVSVRVGGLSVFVTSRRMQYRLLASYARLGVRVDEVDLVVVKIGYLEPELFSAAGDWLLALTPGGVDQDLARLPYQNVERPMFPLDRDFGADLAVVRG; via the coding sequence GTGCCTCGCCCCCTCCGCGTCGCCATCGGCGGCATTCACATCGAATCCAGCACGTTCTCCCCCCACCTGAGCACCGCCGACGACTTCGAGGTCACCCGGGAGGAGGCGTTGCTGTCGCGATACGCCTGGCTCTCGCCCACCGAGCCGTGGGCCGCCGACGTCGAATGGATACCCCTCGTGCACGCCCGGGCCCTGCCCGGCGGCGCCGTGGACGCCGCGGCGTACGAGCAATGGGCCACGGAGATCGTGGACAAGCTCGCCGCGGTCGGCCCATTGGACGGCATCCTGTTGGACATTCACGGCGCGATGAGCGTCGTCGGCCGCTCCGACGCGGAGGGCGACCTGGTCACCGCCATCCGATCGGTGATCGGGCCGGAGCCGTACATCTCGACGGCGATGGATCTGCACGGCAATGTCTCGTCGGTGCTCTTCGACGCCTGTGACCTGCTCACCTGCTACCGCACCGCCCCGCACGTCGACGTGTGGGAAACCCGGGAGCGTGCCGCGCGCAACCTTATCGAGGCGCTACGCCGCGAGCGGCGTCCGCACAAGGCGCTGGTCCACGTGCCGATCCTGCTACCCGGCGAGATGACCAGCACCCGCGATGAACCCGCACGGGGACTCTACGCGCGGATCTCCGAGATCGAGGCCCGCGAGGGCGTGATCGACGCGGCGATCTGGGTCGGGTTCGCCTGGGCCGACCAGTCACGGTGCAAGGGCGCGGTCGTCGTCACCGGCACCGACGCCACCGTCGCCGCCGAGGCGGCCCGCGAGCTGGGCGGGCATTTCTGGGCGGTCCGCGACGAGTTCACCTTCGTCGCTCCCACCGGTTCGATGGACGAGTGCCTCGACACCGCCCTGGCCGCCGTCGCCGATCGGGCGAAGCGGCCGTTCTTCATCAGCGACTCCGGTGACAACCCGGGCGCCGGCGGCGCCGACGACGTCACCTTCGCCCTCGACCGGATGCTGGCCCGCCCCGAGATCCGCGACGGCTCCCGGCGGGCCGTGTTCGCCTCGCTGGTCGACCCGCAGGCGGTGGCGCAGGTCGCGGACCAACCGGTCGGCTCCCCGGTCCGGGTGGCAGTCGGCGGGCGGGTGGACTCCCGGCCCCCGGGCCCGATCGAACTCGACGGGATCCTGGAGGCGGTCGCCGACGACCCCGACGGCGGGCGCTGCGTCAGCGTACGGGTCGGTGGGCTCAGCGTCTTCGTCACGTCCCGCCGGATGCAGTACCGGCTGTTGGCGTCGTACGCCCGGCTGGGGGTCCGGGTCGACGAGGTGGACCTTGTCGTGGTGAAGATCGGCTATCTGGAGCCGGAACTGTTCTCCGCCGCCGGAGACTGGCTGCTCGCCCTCACACCAGGCGGCGTTGACCAGGACCTCGCGCGGCTGCCGTACCAGAATGTGGAGCGGCCCATGTTCCCCCTGGACCGTGACTTCGGCGCGGACCTCGCCGTGGTGCGCGGGTGA